A genomic stretch from Antarcticibacterium flavum includes:
- a CDS encoding uracil-DNA glycosylase family protein — protein sequence MDNKKEQEIFHHQHPYRPFIPENATKLIVGTLPPPRFTTGELREGDVDFCYGSRDGLLWIILDKMFDLNLKFENTTEAIEQRENFLRKRGIGICDMVESSRREKIDASDLGMKQVEMRNMVQILKAHPKIDTLLFTGGNSKNGPEYFFRRHIRESEEDINLKVISNEVPRVHQFVLDGRLIKTVSLTAPSGTANRAVGSMQHYKNMKLKDPEFNTIDFRVLQYKGYF from the coding sequence ATGGATAATAAAAAGGAGCAAGAGATATTTCATCATCAACATCCCTACAGGCCTTTTATTCCTGAAAATGCCACCAAATTGATCGTGGGCACACTTCCTCCTCCAAGGTTCACCACGGGGGAGCTAAGAGAAGGAGATGTGGATTTTTGTTATGGCAGCAGGGACGGACTCCTTTGGATAATCCTCGATAAAATGTTTGACCTCAATTTAAAGTTTGAGAACACTACAGAGGCTATTGAACAAAGAGAAAATTTCCTTCGAAAAAGAGGGATTGGGATTTGCGATATGGTAGAGAGCAGTCGCAGGGAAAAGATCGATGCCTCCGATCTTGGAATGAAACAGGTGGAAATGCGTAATATGGTGCAGATCTTAAAAGCTCATCCAAAAATCGATACCTTGTTGTTCACCGGGGGCAACAGCAAAAATGGTCCTGAATATTTCTTTAGAAGGCATATAAGGGAAAGTGAGGAAGATATAAACTTAAAGGTGATATCTAATGAAGTGCCCCGGGTACACCAATTCGTGCTGGATGGAAGGCTCATCAAAACCGTTTCTTTGACGGCTCCATCTGGAACTGCAAACCGGGCAGTGGGAAGCATGCAGCACTATAAAAATATGAAACTAAAAGACCCTGAATTCAATACTATTGATTTCAGGGTCTTGCAGTATAAAGGTTATTTTTAA
- a CDS encoding 30S ribosomal protein THX, whose amino-acid sequence MGRGDKKTKRGKIAIGTHGRLRPKRKKFKIKPTTVADQEKKELE is encoded by the coding sequence ATGGGCAGAGGCGATAAAAAGACCAAACGTGGTAAAATAGCAATTGGAACACACGGCAGGCTGCGGCCAAAACGTAAAAAATTCAAGATCAAGCCTACCACGGTTGCAGACCAGGAAAAAAAGGAATTGGAATAG